cagtgcggctcggttgggtttcgggggacgcacggctctcgaccttcgcctctcccgagtccgtacgggagttgcagcgatgggacaagactgtaagtaccaattggataccacgaaattggggagaaaaattgggtaaaatcacacaaaaataaagaaatacatcattaaaaaatatatatttaaaaaagttaatttctttgccacacgttttgcagtattactttagtgccttattgcaaaaaggatgcatgttttgaaatatttgtattctgtacaggtttccttcttttcactctgttttGGTTAGTActgtagagtaactacaatgttgatccatcctcagttctcctatcaaagccattaaactctgttttaaatcaccattagcctcatggtgaaatccctgagcgttttctttcctctctgtcaactgagttaggaaggacgcctgtatcattgaagtgactgggtgtattgataaaccatccaaagtgtatgtgataacttcaccatgctcaaagggatattcattatttttacccatttaccaataggtgcccttctttgcaaggcattgaaaaacctccctggtctttgtcatTGAATCTGTGCTTAAAATtcgctgctcgactgagggaccttacagataattgtatgtgtggggtagtcattttaaacaccattattgcacactgagtaagtccatgcaacttatcatCTGAGTTGTTCAGGCTTTccaaaacaaaggggttgaatacttattaactcaagacatttcacctttccattttttattaacttgttattgcaagcctaaaacataattccactttgacatgatggggtattgtgtgtagatcagtgacacagaatctacatttaatccattttaaattcaggctgtaacacaacaaaatttggaaaaagtcaaggggtgtgaaaactttctgaaggaactgtacaaATGTATAAATCACAGTGCTTTCCTTATAAAAGCTCCAGATTGAGTACCTGGACCTCCTTGAGCAGCTTGGAGACCTGGTGGAAGTTGAGGCGAGTATCGATGGGACAGTACACACATTTCATGGCCAGTGGCTGGTAAGGGGCTAACGCATCCAGGTAGGAGAAGTCTGGTTCTGTGGGAGTGAGATAGAaccatttttaaaaaacattttttttaaacattcataGTTCAGGAGTTCATTCAGTGGACCTCATATTTTAGGCACAGACTGTAATGAAACCACCTTGGGACCATGGGATCTAACCTTCTGTTTTATATAGTCTATTAATGGTATTTGAACAATGGTACACAAAGTTTTAAGGACAGATCAAGTCTCTTGCAACAGACTAACTAGCTAGCGCAGGATTTGGTTATGGGTTCTGAGATTAGGGACAGGCTACCATGGTTGGCAACTTGCCATGTTCTGGTACAGTTGTGCTCACCAGTGAAGATGATAGTGTTGAGGCTGGATTTGCCCCACAGTTCCATAAAGTGTACCACGTCCCCGAAGCGAAGAGACGGGTGCCCGGTGAACACCACACACGGCTGCCGGAACTCACTACTGAAGTCGCCATGGATACTGGGGTAATGCTTCAACTTGTTGGTCTGGATCAACTGAGAGATACAtcgacagaaagacagacaagtGTCTGAGATAGGTCAACATACAGCTATAGCTCAATTATCAAAAGAACAGTGTCCAAAATTCTGATAGATTGAGTAAATTAAAGATacaactgtaaaatatggtgtAATGTAATTTCATATTGCAGCAACTCTCTTTAAAACGAATAGGCAGCCTTACCTCAGCGTGAGGGAAAGGAGGTTCTGGAAGGTAGACCTTGGACTGCTTATTGTGACAGAGCCTTCCGGAAGAGAAGGAAGAAGGGGAAAAAATGGGTGTCACATCTCCACAGGCCAGCGACAGGTTTGCTACCAACAGTAAGTTGTAATTTAACCCATTTATATACAGTGCCCGCTGTaaatattgggacagtgaagtatttttttccttcttttggctctatactccaaaagttagaatttgaaatcaaacaatgactatgaggttaaagtgcagactgagctttatttgagggtattttcatacatatcgggtgaactgtttagaaattacagcactttttgtccATAGTCCACCCATTtcaggggaccaaaagtattgggacaaatgaACTTATATGTctattaaagtagtaaaacgtTAAGTATTTGTTCCCCGTTtctaatggtaaataatgtattgtgtcattttggtctcttattgtaaataagaatagaatatggaGCATACACTGCAGGTCAGTGTGTAAGTGtagcttttgtgtgtgtgagagtgagagtacACAGTATTGAATAAGTAAATTGTCCAGAAAGGAAATgtcagacacacaaatatcatatccctccaaaaatgctaacctcccctgttattgtaatggtgcgAGGTTAGCATGTTTAAGGGGTTTAATATTTTttcgtctaactttctcactcataattattcacgattcattctgaattatccgtaatcatggtagcatccacattaatgtagaagtgtttagaaacatattatattctattTACAATAAAGGTTacttcaaaaaaaaaaaagcttgatgtagtcattgcgtgagttacaagcttgatgtagtcattgcgtgacatgaatatgggaccaaatacttaactttttactacacataagtgaatttgtcccaatcaTTTTGTCCCcataaaatggggggactatgtacaaagtgctgtaatttctgaacggttcacccgatatggatgaaaattcaagctgacagtctgcactttaaccacaTAGTCattatttgatttaaaaaatacttcactgtcccaataattacagagggcACTGTAGGTTAGTCTCATTAAACACGTTTCCATCCAGTTTTTATGAGAGTAAAGTCataccatttttttattttttattacgacagctgtgatggaaaagAGGAAGTTTCATTActattttataaatgccgacagatcatttgttgttcaacatggtgggatctttttgtgtcagtaaaatgtattatacgagaaatggcagtggaaacgccTTCATGCGCAAATATTAATATAATAACTATTATATCGACGTAAACTTgaagtcacgcgatgatatggtgtgtggtcctccactacgactcaggaaagcatgcagtttattaggctacagactaagtaagttatgatgaacttcacagggtggtgaagtgtacggtgatcttgatgctcctttccaataaatattgagggtctgattctggtgacatgaggatcgatgcttgactgctgttcgacaaatacaaatattctccctcttatccataataatctcatcatgtagactagcctacccgcactgtatctgccagctgttggctagtgcgcacgtgccaagaccagagtaggaacatttgctatttaatgcaacagtttgtgacaaaactatcagtagagttgaaaatgtgatggaaacaaaTTTTACTTTTATTCAGTAAATGAAAACTTCAgcaaaaaagtacattttgtgtgcactacatcctcacgcactgatttttatccgcaacaagtctgtttggtggaaacaccactggtgggaaaatgcacatattttctttatgtggattttttaatatttgcatgaaaatctgtcaccaattggatggaaacctagctagttatatatttttttttaaatctattttACAAGAGACCTGTTTCGAGATAGCAGTAGTCAAATCTACAGATGGCTCAAAAATCACaggtcatagaaatagaattctaGAAGAATTTGTATTCTTTGGCTCTGGAACTCACCACTCTGCGAAAATCTGTGAGAACTCTAAAGAGCTGTTGGCCACAGGTGAGATAAAGTAGAAGGGGGTGGAGCCCAGGTTGGCGTTCTCTATGAACTGGTAAAGACACTCCAAGAGATCATAGATCACCCCTGAGGAATAGCATGGCACCAGCACGTTGCCACCTGCACGGATCGTCATGGCTACAAGCACAACAGACTGTTTGGTGAGACACAGCACCATACGTCAACCTGTAATTAGCTTTATGTGTACCTGTCTAAAGACATTACATTTAGTTACACTTCAAACCTGTTTCTATACGTTTTTGGTCTCCACTTCTATCTTACATATGAATTCAAATTTGAATGCACTGTGTTTTTACAGGTACTATGCAAGATTCCAAAGATTAGGCAATTGGACTGTTGATGGAGCTATGAACATTGATGAAAGCCAATGACCATAGGagatggcaagacagcacaaacagacccGGGACCAGGACACCGCATACCTAGGTTACTGCAGAAGTCCCCTAGCATGCCATCTGGGTTGGCGGTTGGCATCTGTGTGAGGCCCGTCAGAATCAGAACATCACTGTTCTTCAGGGCGCTCTGATCCATGGGCTGTGGATGTGTGGTGAGGAGGGAGGAGCCAGAGACATAGGAAACCTTCTCATAATGTGATTGGATGATCCAGTTAGAGCTACCCAATGAGTAGCCAGAGCTTAGGGGTGTGACCTGCACGGCGCCAAACAGCTCCTGGAGAGAGAAATTATAGAAGACACAAGTTAGCTTCAGTTATTAGGTGaatgaatgcgtgtgtgtgtttgaattatAGTGCACAAGACAGACTTCTTACCACTTTCTGCGAGTAGCCCACAAGTTGCACCTTGCTGAGAGCAGAGTTGACATCCTGAATACTGTAGCATCTCTTCCAAGTCGACACTTCTACAGCATCCTTCAGCGGGCTGGGGAGCAGCCTAAAAATAAATTAATATCTCTCTATGTTTTTTCTCATGAAAATAGTGTGCTCTCAGTTTGTGAATTACAAGTATATCATAAGCTGACATATCCTAAACTAATACATATCCTAAACTAATTAGTGCAGGGCATTGGTCTGGCCGGTCACCTTTGTATTTCCTTATTCTTCCAACAGGTGGCAGACTGGGCCTTGGGAACTCTCTCCATGAAGTTCACCAGCTCCTCCATCAGAAGTCTAAGGGCAGATATGTAGAATCAGCCGGATGCTATCCGGAACTATTCTTAGGCTTATTCAATCCCTTCTAAAAGCCCCTTGTCATTTTTTCTGGAACGTTGATATTCTAATGATTCTAGAATGTTAATTGCTAGAATCACATTCTAGAATCATTACATTTTCCTACAATGTTGCAAATCCTAGTGATTCTAGAATGTGcttctaaaatgtaaattgcaTTTTTCTGGAATGTTGCCAATTCTGGTGATTCTAGAATGTTGCAGATTATTCTAGTCCCATCAGTCACCCTCTCTACCTGCCGATCTGCAGCGTTGGCTCTGTGGCATACACAGTCCCAGTGAAGCCTGTGTGCTCTGTGATGTAAGGCAGGGCCATCATACAGTGGTAGTTGGAGATCAGGATGACGTCTATGGTGGACAGGTCCAGCAGCTCTTTCTGAGTGAGGAGGATGGACAAGGACGCGATAAGCAAGACTAATATATCACCACATTAACATAAGATGATGTTACCAACAGTGACTTCTATAGTGCCCAGGTTAATTTAATGTACAGGTTGAAGGTTGGAATTATATCCAGGTATATATTACCTCAGGGAGACAGAACTCTGGCTGTGAGTCCACAAAGACGCGACCCGCACACACTTTCAGCTCCTGAAGGTAGAAGTGTGCAGGAATGTTGGTAAACTCAATTCATGAATAAATCTACATTAGACAAAATAGACATGAAACAAAATGTGACCTCATACCTTCTCAATGTTTATCATGCTGTCTTTAGACACCCATCCAGGGAGCTTGGAAAGCCTTGGGCTGGAAAAGAGACAGGGTACACTCATCATCATGGCATGGCACTTGTTGGGGCAAATATGTCTATTTATGGTAAATGTCTTTGCAATGTCAACCTAAGGAAGAAATACAGTACAAATGTGGAGGAATAACCCTGGTGCATACTGCTGTGTGGCCGAAGTATAGCAGCATTGTTGTTAACATCACTTCTGTCTCACCTGTGTACCAGAGGCAGTGGAAGAAACTGCAGCACAGAGGTGGTGTCCAGTCCACAGTCCAACATGATTGTGGTGGATTTGAATTTTAGGACATTGCAAGGCAGGGTGGGGTGACCTGACAGACAGTACTGAAAGGAAGAGATGCTACACATGTTATCTCTCAACAGGCATGATAACAAGTTAGCTAAAACAACAATAGCAACTTGCATAGCAAATACAACAGAAGAAAATACTTGTCAATAATTGGTTGCTGGCTTGTCAGTGTTCAAAAACTTGCAAATGTGTGATAACTAGTTAGCATGCGAGCCATGGCTAACAACAAACGATAACTAACTACTGTAGTTGGCTAACCTAGCCAAGTAACGTTTGCCATTTAAACTACATTACTTAGCATACCAAAAAATAGCGTATCAGTTATGTGGTAAATTCTCCTCGTGTTAGATCAACTCACCAATTTCATATTTATCGAGTATAATTACAAATCAAGTTTATCTTCAGCATGTCAGCATTGTGGACACAAATCTTCAATCTTACCAcggagtttctaaacccagaggcacaACATCGCAAGACTTCCGGGAAACCTTGCAAAACAAGCCAAgaagaccaggccggggtttggggtCTTAGAAGTCAACGAGAGAAGTGAAAAAGTATTCCTTAGTTATTAATTTCCTCAACATCTATAAGCACAACCTAGATTTGAACCAATGTATTAAGTAGTTGAATATGTTATTACTCCAatctcgtgaaagtgacaaactgacacgttttaatttttgtcaaaaacaactttatatcgaaggagtgccatTGATTTGACGGCATGCACATGCGCAGTTAGCcacgagacgaccgttagacccgattACACGTTTCTGGGCATgagtttagctagccaacgttgccaagcagtttctgcctatcttcatactgtactgtctttggtctTACATCTGGACTAACCATatagaatgatagaggcctctagtggccaaaaggccatTTTACCATGGGCAGCAcaattgagggcttccaccatttaaagtagtcaactgggtgggatttcctatgggttgtagcctcaatggcgctgcccatgctgtcacagacgctataatggcacaaATATAAAGATGAgttctctagctagatctatgggatcaccactttattgaAAACAGCGTGACATCAATTGTTGCATTTGCAGCCACCTACAAGTGTTCTTGCATGAAAAAGTTCATGGCATGTCAAAGGTGACGCCATACAACGAATTATTAGCCAGAAAAACGTTATGTTGTGTAAGGAATATTACATTTTAATGAAAGCTATTCCCAATGGAATCTTTACTTTACTGAAGGATCACTCAAGTTTTATTTACAtgcactaatatatatatatatatacagtgatagtgTAGAAATATTTTAGATAGATATGAAAATATATATTAGTGATAAGGTGGGTAAACCTGTAAGCATTACCAAATTTgatataatttttatttattttacatacaCGCACGATGACAGCCAACACTTTGTGAATTTGTTAATTTTATTGTGAAATATTTTCATCCATAAAATGAAGTTCATAGGAAGAACAAAAAACGTCCAATATTTTTCTAATTGATTTATAATATTAGATAACATCCCTGAAAGGTATACATAGCAAATTATCAAATAAGTGTCTACATTATTTGTCAAAATCGAACTTGTGTAATAGTGTAATATACTTTTTTAGTGTCTCTCTGGTTTTATATATTATTTACCTTACTTTGATATTTTGTTATATTTGCATATTGGTCTGTgcatatagtcccctgtagctcagttggttgagcatggcgcttgcaacgccagggttgtgggttcgtttcccacggggggccagtatgacattttttatttatttttatttcacctttatttaaccaggtaagccagttgagaacaagttctcatttacaactgcgacccggccaagataaagcatagtagtgcgataaaaacaacaacacagagttacatatggggtaaaaaacataaagtcaaaaaatacaacagaaaatatatatacagtgtgtgcaaatgtagcaagttatggaggtaaggcaatatgcacgaactgtaagtcgctctggataagagcgtctgctaaatgactaaaatgtacacgTTTGTGTGATGCAATAAATATGCAAATAATCACAAAAGGATTGCCTACCATACTACTATCACCGATAGAACAGTGAGACAGAtattcaccggatgtataaatgtgacgCATCCGCTTGgagtttccactcactaccaaatatggtagttaGAGGAAGCCCAGTGAGAGAAactggaacgagatggattttggccgacattctgcacattttctcatcgatggaacatttgatctcaatacagttttcccaaaactagaatatgttacgaacagagtggactaaatATTGTAGACTTTACCTTTTGCTAAAGGTTTAAAACATAGtagtttagaaggagtgcaaaggcgcacttcacagagtagacGTTCCccaacggaaatatgcaaatatgaGATTGTACGCGTgtataggatctcgctagctcgtgcttggctctgcccacctccttgcttgttccgCCCAATATGACTCATTTTTTCCCGTTTGAAACGATAAGCtttggtctatcttggtttagtggTTTAGTGATACAAAATATTTGCTATTACAGTACACAGAAGCCATGAAGACGCACGAGACCGTGCCCTTTAATGTCACTCTGTAGCTAACAAGTGCTAATGCTAAGCTAACCAGCTACGTCAGTTGGTGCACCACTAGTCCCGATCTGTCCAACCCAACTCTTACGAAATGTGTGTCCACAGACAGTGAATACAGCTAGGAAGCCACTCCTGAATGACACATACTTTTAAGCTGGTTTCAACTGATAATATTGACCTAGCTAGCACGAGCAACTGGTATGTCTTTCAAAGTAACTTTATTAGCCAAGCTAGAGGTCGATGTTTGCTAAAGGTGGACTCATACAGTTATTAGGTAAGAAGATGTATCAGTGGTCAAGGACAGGATCAGTTATGGATACCTTACTGAATTGAATCGAACTCATTTGTCATTGGTAGTTGTTAGCTTTAAAACGTAAACAATATTGTAAAAATTAAAGAGTTATAGCTAGCATCACAAAGCTAACAAATCAAAGTTTTAAGCTTTTGGCATCCGTCTATGCTTAGTTACTCATGATATCTAACGTTAGTCAATTTCTTTCATGCTTGCTAATTCATTAATGCCATGTTCTAGCTGGTTGTAACTAAATCAGTCTTATCGTCGTGGCTAGTTAGCTAATGATTTCTGTAATGTATTAACTGTCAGCTATAACGTTAGATACATTGAGGATCCAAAGACAGCTTGCTAGGTGCTGTCATTCATCACATAATTTGACTTAATGCTCCTTTATTGGAGAACTGTAGTCTCACATGTAATATACGAAGACATGGATTGTTGAAATACACTGCCTACTCTGTATCTACCATGTAGATATGTGCTTAGTCATGCTGACTCACTGACATCCTAATGCGTTTACAGATCAGAGGTGCAAGTTGAGTCTTCGCAGCTATGGGAAACTCCTGTAGCAACAACCTTGGAATCCCACCAGCAAAAGGGCCCAATGCAGTGGGATGTTCAGATTTCATGATGGATCACACTGTAGAGGTAAACAGTGTTGTTCTTTTTGTCATTTTCCTACCAGCTAGGAAAAATTATATTTTCTAAATACAAAACCAACTGGTAACAACCATTGAAACTGTTTGTCACCAGGGAACATTCTTTCGGTTATACTATCCATGTGTAGCATCCGACAATGCTGAAAAACCAGACTGGATCCCATGTAAAGGATATTTCTATGGGCTTGCAGACTTCATGAAAATCAACAGAGGGCTGAGTGAAAAGATTTTCAATTACCTCTTTGGTAAATACTTTTATTCTATGGTACTCATTAACATTTAGTTTATTTTAGCTATAGTAATCTTGGAACATAAAACTCAGGTGGGCTAGATTGACAATGTTTTATGCAGTGTACAGTAGATGTTATTCAATTACaaactgtgtttgtttctggTGTTTTATAAAGGATCTTTCAAGATACCTGCTGCCCTGAATGGCCCATATAAACAAAATGGGAAGTATCCAGTAGTCATCTTCTCTCATGGACTTGGAGCTTTCAGGTACAAACACAATTTTATTGTTCAACTTACATGTACATTCTCCATTATATGGACATTATCTTATGTTATTATATGGACATAATGTTATGCCTCACCTCTTTCCCCCAGAACTTTATATTCAGCCATATGCACAGAACTGGCCTCACAGGGCTTCATAGTGGCATCAGTGGAACACAGGTACCTCACAAACTCTctacacactctctttctctctacacaCAAACTGTACACACAGTCTGTCCACTTCATTCATGAAAAGAGACTTTGACATGCGCTCCCTAATCTAATGGACAGAGGAAGGGATTTGATTCCAGTCAACAGTTAATGTACTTAAGCTAACAATGACATAGGACTCACCATAAATACACAGACAGTCGCCCCCATATAGGCAGCAGGCGTGAGCGACCTGCCTGTTTATCTCAGGGTAGGAGTGGGTGTGCAGACAATGGTACAAACTAGGTCATCACATTTTTATCAGTATGGACTGCTGGTACTATATGGATAGCATAATGGCTGGTCTGTGGCCTAACCCTGTCGGTCATGGGGTTATGGCCTAAAGCCCATCACACCCTATACAGGTTAAGCTTGCTGCTGTGGACTTCTGTGAAATTCAGCAGTACTGAACTGGCTATTGTGTTGTGTTAAAGATGCAGTCAAATATTTTGTCACTCTTGCACCTAACAATAGAATGCAATGGAGCAGAATTGTCTGTTTTCTCTTTTCAAAACTGGTTAAATGGCTATTTCTTACCCTGTAGGCACCTGCAACTTACCACAGATCAGATAAATTACACATAAATGAGAATCACTTGCCTCCAACCAAATTAATTAGAATTTTGAATAATTTAGTCCAGGCCATTTTTGACTTTGAAGTGAAAAATCTCTTTTTCAGtttagattatttattttttggtccTGGGCAGTTGTAAATCCAACAAATACACATGTGAACACCAAACGTTTTATCAATTTGAACTTATTTTAGAATAAATAGTGAATTGTGAAaaggtgccaatatatttgaccgCATCTGAATGAATCTGGTTGGTTTGTCTGCCAAACGAGTGAGTGTGATTACGGAAGCGTTAATGATGTGTGTTGTGTGGACCCATTCAGCTTCTTATCAATGAAATAGGCCTAGATAGACAATCTCTGACTAATGTACGACATTACTGTTTATTTACACTTAATATGTAATATTATATGTATGTATGACATTACTGTTTATTTACACTTAATATGTAATATTATACATGTACTCAAGAAGTTTTCCTATATCCTATTCATTAAAGTACACTTGTGTATTTCTTTAAATAAAACACTTTTTCCAGATCTCTGTCAGCATTGTACAACAACCAAAATGATATAATGTCAATATTGGTGCCGCTTAAagagagctacagtgggggaaaaaagtatttagtcagccaccaattgtgcaagttctcccacttaaaaagatgaggcctgtcattttcatcataggtacacgtcaactatgacagacaaaatgaggggaaaaaatcaagaaaatcacattgtaggatttataatgaatttatttggaaaataagtatttggtcaataacaaaagtttctcaatactttgttatataccctttgttggcaatgacacaggtcaaacgttttctgta
This window of the Coregonus clupeaformis isolate EN_2021a chromosome 33, ASM2061545v1, whole genome shotgun sequence genome carries:
- the LOC121548612 gene encoding integrator complex subunit 9-like, encoding MKLYCLSGHPTLPCNVLKFKSTTIMLDCGLDTTSVLQFLPLPLVHSPRLSKLPGWVSKDSMINIEKELKVCAGRVFVDSQPEFCLPEKELLDLSTIDVILISNYHCMMALPYITEHTGFTGTVYATEPTLQIGRLLMEELVNFMERVPKAQSATCWKNKEIQRLLPSPLKDAVEVSTWKRCYSIQDVNSALSKVQLVGYSQKVELFGAVQVTPLSSGYSLGSSNWIIQSHYEKVSYVSGSSLLTTHPQPMDQSALKNSDVLILTGLTQMPTANPDGMLGDFCSNLAMTIRAGGNVLVPCYSSGVIYDLLECLYQFIENANLGSTPFYFISPVANSSLEFSQIFAEWLCHNKQSKVYLPEPPFPHAELIQTNKLKHYPSIHGDFSSEFRQPCVVFTGHPSLRFGDVVHFMELWGKSSLNTIIFTEPDFSYLDALAPYQPLAMKCVYCPIDTRLNFHQVSKLLKEVQPLHVVCPEQYTQPPPAQSHRSDLMLELQPPPMPYCRCSVLGLPFRRRWERIQLLPELAKSLVPSEIKPGISVATVSAVLQSKDNKHTLQPVPKPPPLPPSKKRKRVVEEPPELLAPKPLLSGAVPLEAFLAMLHKHGITEVKVEETAEGHILHLQAEDTLIQLEEDGTHIVCDNNEPLRTTLRDLVLRFLMKL